One segment of Triticum aestivum cultivar Chinese Spring chromosome 2A, IWGSC CS RefSeq v2.1, whole genome shotgun sequence DNA contains the following:
- the LOC123185654 gene encoding uncharacterized protein, protein MDEDDHHNMHVVEFTVAYSGAVLDQGPPPQQILAWFVDTCRLVVFDFATDVIVHISAVRFYLHKHVVLQTQNVQLSGSLCHAIKSMGSPIICCSKSDKSEEECVRSKSIINGKLNKMNHTGEEAPRRNNSSVQVVCWASSTLLATRTYEATIGSLGGPDANMPMRLRDTNRTMNSRFCRIQRVTKAGWLIDADYRDPVGSVLFNDSEVDLAVKTGDRVAQMIIQMFTIVSMNASSVKDGSVT, encoded by the exons ATGGACGAGGACGACCACCACAACATGCACGTGGTCGAGTTCACCGTCGCCTACTCCGGTGCGGTGCTGGACCAAGGACCTCCACCTCAACAGATCCTAGCTTGG TTTGTTGATACGTGCAGATTGGTGGTCTTTGACTTTGCAACAGATGTTATTGTGCATATCAGTGCAGTCAGATTCTACTTGCACAAG CACGTAGTTCTTCAGACACAGAATGTTCAACTGTCGGGGTCTCTTTGTCATGCCATCAAGAGTA TGGGAAGTCCGATCATTTGCTGCTCAAAATCCGACAAATCAGAGGAGGAATGCGTGAGAAGCAAGTCTATCATCAATGGCAAG CTCAACAAGATGAACCATACAGGCGAGGAAGCTCCCAGGCGCAACAACTCCTCCGTCCAAGTTGTGTGCTGGGCGTCGTCCACCCTGTTGGCCACCAGGACGTACGAGGCGACGATTGGCAGTCTCGGTGGACCGGACGCCAACATGCCAATGAGGCTGAGAGACACAAACA GAACAATGAATTCAAGGTTTTGCAGGATCCAACGTGTCACTAAGGCTGGCT GGTTGATTGATGCGGACTACCGCGACCCGGTGGGCAGTGTGCTCTTCAACGACTCGGAGGTGGACTTGGCTGTGAAGACCGGCGACCGTGTCGCACAGATGATCATCCAG ATGTTCACTATTGTATCCATGAATGCTTCAAGTGTTAAAGATGGTTCTGTGACCTGA